The Cystobacter ferrugineus genome contains the following window.
CCTCCAGCTCCCCCTCTTCCTGTGCCGCCAGCGCCTCGTCCGTCAGCCGTTGCGCTCCATCCAGCTCCAACCACACATCCACCCGCACCCCGTCCGCTCTTCCCCTCTTGCCCAACACCACCTGCGGTGCCGCATCCTCCAATATCTGCTCGATGTAGTKTCCCGGGTACTGTGGGTCCACCGGCACGTAGCAGCCCCCGGCCTTGAATATCGCCAGCATCGCCACCAGCAGCTCCGGCGAGCGGTCGCTCAAGACCGCGACCCGTGTCTCCGCGCCCACTCCCAGTGCCCTCAGCCTCCGTGCCACCTGGTTGGCTCGCGCATTCAGCTGCCGGTATGTCAGCTGCCGGTATGTCGGCCGCGAGTGCCCTCCCGTCGCCACCTCCACGCCAACGCAAGCCACCGCCTCCGGTGTCTCCCYCACCTGACGCTCGAACGTCTCCGCCAGGCTCCAGCGCTCCTCCAGCTCTCGCGCCGTGTCGTTCAACCTCCCGTGCAGCCCCTCCTCCTCCTCCGTCAGCAGCCGCACCTCGTGCAGCCGCACCTCCTCCAGCCCCTCCACCAGCGCCTCCAGCACTCGCTGGTGGTGCTCCACCATCCTCYTCACCGTCTTCTCGCTGAACAGCTCCGCCGCGTACTCCAGGCTCAGCTCCAGCGAGGACCCGTCCCCGAAGAACTGCCAGTCCTGCTCGCTCGCCGTCGTCCTTTCCCCCGCCAGCTCGAACTTCTTCAGCTCCACCCCCTCACTCCAGCCCTCCAGACGCGCCATCGGGAAGTTCTGGTGCCTCACCACCACCGGCACCAAGGGAATCTGGCACGGCAACGCCTCGTGCTCGAATCCCTCCAGCACCACCGCCTTCGTCCTCCGCAGCACCTCGTGAAGGCTCGGAGCGCCCGACAGGTCCAGCCTCAGCGGGAGGATGTCGACGGTGGACCCGCTCAGATCCCCCAACGCCCCCACCTGCGCTCGGCCCGCCACCGTCGTCCCGATGCACACGTCCTCGCGGCCCGTGTACCGGTTCAACACCACCGCCAGGCTCGCCACCAGGCTCATGAACAGCGTGGACTGCTGCTCCCGGCTGAGCTCCGCCACCTTCCTCGCCAGCTCGGGCGGGTAGCTATGCTGGAACGTCGCCGCTCTCCACGCCCTATTCGACGTCCGCGGGAAGTCGTACGGCAGTTCCAACCCGTCCTCGTACCCCTCCAGCTCTCCCTCCAGCAGCATCGAAATTCGGGACAAGAAACTCCTCCGACTGTTTTGCGCAACGGCGAAAGCGACACCACCATCGAGCCCGGCCCTTACGAGCGCCCTGAGTTCGTTGCCCCGGCGAATCCCCGCCGCTGGACTTCCGAATACGGCTCCGCCATGCAGACCAGCACCCGCCGGCTGCCTTCGAACGGATCTCGTCCGTGAGAAACCAGCATGTTGTCGATCAGCAACACGTCGTCCTTCTGCCACTCGAACGAGACCTTGTTGCGTTCGTAAGCGGAGCGGATCTGGTCGAGGACGTCGCTCCCGATGGCCGACCCGTCTCCGAAGTACGAGTTGCGCGGGAGGCCGCCCTCACCGAAGAAGGAAAGCATCATCTTCTGTGAAGCCGGGTCCAATGCGGAAAGGTGAAACAGGTGGGCCTGATTGAACCAGATCGTCTCACCGGTGAGTGGATGCGAAGCGAACGCCTGGCAGACCTGGATGGTCTTCAAGCCACCCTCGGTCCAGTGGTACTCTATGCCATTCTCGACGCAGAACTTCTCAACCTCTGCCTTGTTGCTCGTTCCAAACACCTCTTCCCAAGGCAGATCCACTCCAGCGCGGTAGTTCCGCACGTACCCGACCTTCTTCCGCGCGAACTCCTCCTTGATTTCGGCGGGGATCATCGCCGTTACCTTCGTCATGTCGGCCAAGGGCGTCCGGCCGCCTTTGCTCGCCGGCTCCACGCAGTGGAACAGCAGCTTCATCGGCCAGTCGCGCTGGTAGGCGTTCTCGCAATGCTGCGGAATCGACAGCTGCTTCGGGTACTCCGTCGCCGTGTAGAGGTTCTGCCCCAGGTCCGTACGGGGCGTCGACCGATAGGTATAGTTGAGGCGCCGGTCGAAGAAGCTGTTGGCAATGCTCTCGAAGCCATTCCTGCTACGGAAGCCTCGAAAGAGAATGGCCTTACACTCGGTCAACTGCCGCTCGAGTCCGTCACGGTTCGCTGAGACCCAATCCTCCAGCGCCGCTGGCTGCTGGCCAGGCGTGATGATTACGGGCCATGCCGCGCTATCCAAATTACCGGTCATACCGTCCTCCACGGAGCCTCAAAAGTACACACCCTGGCAAAGGTCTTTCAGCAAACGCGCCGTCGTCGGACCTATCCGGTACCTCATACCATCGACGCTACCAACCGGCACAATCCCGTAGACAGAGTTCGTCAGGAAGACCTCGTCCGCGTGTTCGAGATCTCGTAGCTTCAGGGTGGTTACCTCGCAGCGGATCCCGATTGCCTTCGAGTGGTCGAGGACCTTCTGCCGCACGATACCGCGCACACCGCACGCAGTCAGATCGGGCGTCCTCAAGGCTCCGTCGGCAACGAGGAACAGGTTGCTCGTGCAACCCTCGACGAGGTGACCACCGTGGTCGGTCAGCAGGCCATCGTGGTACTCGTCGTCCCACTCCCTCCTCGCGAGCACCTGGGGCAACCGGTTGAGGTGCTTCAACCCGGCCAGCTGTGGGTCATCGAGCGAGACGAGCGTTCGGCAGAGTTTGACGGCCACGCCTCTGTCCTCGTGGGCCAGCGGATACTTCGGGGCATCCGTGATGGTGAGGATCCAGTTCGGCCGGACGGAAGGGGCGCACCGGTATCCCCGCTCCGTGCTTCCCCGAGTGACGACGAGCTTGGCGACCGCCCTGGGAGCACCCCACCTGGCGATCGCAGCGGTCACTTCGCGCCGGATGTCCGGGCATTCGATTCCCAGCCGGCGGCAGCCCTCATCAAGCCGCGCCCAGTGTTCCGGGAAGTCGACCGGCGCACCGCCAACACACAGCATCGTCTCGAACAGGCCATCTCCGAACTGGAGTCCGCGATCCAGCACCGAGCAAACTGCCGAGTCCTCACCATTGACAGTGACGAAGCGCACGTTATCCCCTGTATGCAGGCGCGCTCTGATCGACGACCTCGCCCAGCCCTGGCGGCACCGCTTCGGTGTCACTGCCGAGATGCGCCGCGAGCGCGCTGATGGTGGGGACCTTCGAGAACTCCTGGATGCTGATCGTCTTATGGAACTGACTGTCGATCTTGTAGAGCAGCATGAGCGCCGGAAGCGAGTGCCCGCCCATCTCGAAGAAGTTGTCGTGGATCCCGACACTGTCGACCTGCAGCACCTCCTTCCACAGCTCCGCCAACTGCTTCTCCACCGGTGTTCGGGGTGCGGCTTGTCCGTCGGTGCCGGCCTTCCGAAGCAGGTCAGGCTTCGGCAGGGCCTGACGATTGACCTTGCCATTGGGCGTCAGCGGGATGCTGTCCAGCTGGACGAACGACCTGGGTACCATGTACTCCGGCAGAATCTCCGACAGGAACTGCCGCAGGTCGGACGCGGGGAACTCCTCCGCGGAGACATAGTAGGCGACCAGCTGGGCTTCCGCCGAGCCCACCACCTGGTCGTTCAGCTCGTAGCCAAGGTCCTTGATGATGCCCTCGACCCTCTCGACGTCGATGTCGGCCGAGTCGTCGAGCTCTCTCATCGCCTCTTCCCTGCTGATGTGGCCCATCCGGACGTCCCAGCTGTAGGGCAGGGAGTAGTTGTGGTACCTGCGCTCCTTGTTGTGAACGTAGATGCCAACATCATTGAGGAGACAGTTCGTCGACCGCCCGGTGTCAATCGGCCTGGCCCACCCGACTCTCTCCTGGATGTAGTCGTACATCTCCTGACGGCTGGCGTGGCAATAACGATAGAAGTCCACGAACCTGATGTTCTCGATGACCTTGTCGTTCTTGACGCAAGTAGTGTCGAGCAGGCGGCTCACGGCATCATCGATGCGATGGTAGATCTTTCGCGCGTCGACGAGGCTCTTCTCGAAGGCGGCGTTGTCGAAGGTCGACGTGCGGAACAAGGCCGAGAGGCGCGTTTCGAACAGTTGGCCCTTTGACAACCCCATGACCACGTGCTTGACACCGACCTCCTGCGCCAGGTTGATCGCAAACGTGTAGATGGTCTTGAAGCAGCCGTTGCACACATTGCTGTGTCGCTTCAGGCTGTCGACGAAGATCTCCTTCATGTGGCCGGTCGAGAGATAGCGGTGATCCACTCCCAGCCGGGCAACGACCCGGTTGATGTTCTGCTTCGCCTCCTCCGAGATGTAGCCGTTATCCAACGTGAAGGCCAATACACGGGCACCGGTTTCGATCATCCGACAGAGTGCATACGTGCTGTCTTTTCCGCCGCTGAGCGCCACGATGCAGTCGTACTTCGAGTTGTGGATGCTCTTCATCTCGGTGACGATCGACTGCAGCTCATCCATCGTGCTGAAGTAGTCGTCGACGACGCTGCGGTACTTGTCGAAGGCCTCGCAGTGGTTGCAGACCCCCTCGGCGGAGTACGTCGTATTCGGGAAGCTCGACGCCAGACCACACTTGGTGCAGTAGGTGAGCTGAGCGGCGGCCTGGCTCTGCGCGGTCTTGGTCGAATCGACGATGCATTCCTTGATCCCCGGATAGGAGAGAAGGGCGCTCTCGATCTCGCCCAGCTCGATCCGGTACCCCCGCAGCTTGATCTGCAAATCCTTCCGGCCGAGGAAGACGAGCGCGCCGCGCTCATTCACCCGGCCGAGGTCGCCACTGGCGTACAACCGCTCCCCTTCCACGAACGGATTGGAGATGAAGTGGTCCGCCGTGACTTGAGGCTTATCCTTGTACCCCAGGGTCACACCGTCGCCTCCGATGTAAATCTCGCCAACCTCTCCTGGCTTGACGGGACGCCGACGGTCGTCGAGCAAGTAGATCCGCATGTTGTCGATGCCCACTCCAATCGGCACCGACCCGTGCAGATCCACCGCGGGGTCGTAGCGGTGAATCATGCACCCCACGACGGTCTCCGTGGGGCCGTACTCGTTGTAGATCACCGCCCGGCCGTCCAGCCGCTTGTGGACGTCCCCCGCCGTCTCCGCTCGGAGGTCCTCTCCTCCCAGGATGAGCACTTTCAGCCGGCTTTGCGATAGGTCCGTGTTCCTGAGCAGGGCAAGGTGGGCCGGAGTGAGCTTCACGACGTCGACCCTATTGTCCTCCAGTACCCGGTTGATGACGGGGACGTCCTCGCCCAGGTCCGGGTACACATCGATGCAGCGTCCGGAGATCAGCGGAACGAAGATGGAGGTGACCGTGAGGTCGAACGACAACGAGGAGTACAGGGCAAAACTCTCGACCGCGTCGGTGACGTACTGCTTCTTCGCCCACCAGACGTAGTTCATCAGCGCGCGGTGCTGGACCATCACGCCTTTGGGAAGGCCCGTCGAACCCGAGGTGTAGATGCAGTAGACCTGCTGCTCGGGATCGACAGCGAGCCCGAGGTTGCTGGTCTCGCCCGAATAGATGGATGGATCATCCACGTCGATGACGAGCGTCGAAGCCGACCGCGGCTCGTCGAGGAGTGACCGCGTCTCCCTGTCGGTCAGGACGCAGGTCGCGCCGCTGTCCGTCAGAATGTAGTCCACCCGTTTGGCGGGCAATCCGGCGTCCACCGGAACGTACGCCGCGCCCGCCTTGATGATGGCGAGCAGTGAAACCAGACACGCAGGGGTCCGGTTCATCAGCACGGCCACCGAGCCTCGCGGGACCACGCCTTTCGCAACGAGGTACCGGGCGAGCTGATTCGCCCGGAAGTTCAGCTCCCGGTAGGTCAGGGACTCGTTCCCCGCCCTCGCCGCGACGGCGTCGGGAGTCCTGTCCGCCTGCGACTCGAACAGTTGGTGCACGCAGACGTCCGACGGATACTCGGCCTTGGCTGGTGGTACCGCCGTGTACGCATCACGCGTGCGCGCCGATTGGGTGGGTGCGATCTCTCGATTGTCCATCTGCACGGAATTCCCTTGCCGGTGAATCAGCGTTTGTTGCCTCTTGGCGAACCCGAGGGCGAAAGGGTCACGAAGCTCGCGTCCTCGTTACCACCGAGTTGTCGATCGCAGACAAGGCTTCGGCGATCCGCCCCGCCAGTTGCAGCACGTTCTCTCCCTGCAGGACAGTATAGTGATTGCCTGGCACCTGCACGATGTTCGCCCGCAGGGCCTTGCGATCCAGCGCGTCCCCCCACTCGCCCGTGTCGTCGTTCGAGGTGGCTCCGACCCGCTCTGAAGCCTCATAGAGGTACGTCTCCGGCCCGAGCGCCGCCGGCTTGAAGCCAGCGAACAGCGACAAGTAGTACTTCGTGGTCTTGAACCGGGCCAGGAGGTACTCCGATGACTCTTGCGCGACGGTGATGCCGAAGTGCCGAGCCAACTCCTCCAGCGCCGCATGCCCCTCCGAGGCGAAGGACTCCTCCGTCCATCCGCGCGACTCGAGGAGCTTCCCGGCAGCATCGACCTCGGCGACCGAGAAGCCGCGCCCCCGCATCGCGCCCAGGATGTTCGTCGCCGCGATCAGCGACGCCCAGCCGCGCTCACCCGCCAACCGCGGGATTGGCTTTGAATCCACGAGGCCCACGTACTCCACGGCGCAGCCCTGGTGCTCCAGCTCGCGAGCAATCGCCAGGGTGATGAGCCCACCAGAAGACCATCCGAGGAGACGGTAGCTCCCGTCGGGCTGAGCCCCGCGGATCGCATCGGCGTAGAAGCGCGCCAAGGTCTCGATTGTGTCGAACTCACGGGCGCCCTCCGACTGGAGCGCGTACATGCTGGCGTGCTTCTCCATCGCCTGGGCGAGCTCGCGGTAGGCATGGACCTGCCCGCCCACCGGATGGACGCAGAACAGGCTCGGCAGCGTCCCGTGGGTGGAGAGCGGCACGATCACGGAGGTGTCCTTCGCAGCGACCTCTCGTGCGTCGCTCGAGCCTTCCTCGCCTGGCTCCTCGGTCCCGAGCGCCTTGTCGATGGCCGCCGCGAAGTCATTCAGCACCGGAGAACCGAACAACGCACTGATGCCCAGGCTGACCCCGAAATGCCGCTGCACCTGCATCAGTACGCGATTGGCGAGCAGCGAGTGCCCACCGAGGTCGAAGAAGTTGTGCAAGCGGCCAACCTGCGGCGCGGGCATGTCGCCCTGCTTGAGGCACTCGGCCCACAGTCCCGCCAAGACCTTCTCCGTCGGCGTCTGCGGGGCGACGTAGACGCCGCCCACCTCGACTTTCTTGTGATCGGGCAGCCCGAAGCGGTCGAGCTTGCCATTGGGCAGGCGCGGCAGCGCTGGCAGGAACTGGTAGAGCGTTGGCACCATGTACGTCGGCAAGCGGGCCGACAGGTACTCCCGCACGTTTTCAGTCGACAGGGGACGGCCCGGCTTCGTGGCGGCGTAGGCAAGCAACTGAGGGTTCTTCGCCCCCCGTGGCCAGCCCAACACCGCCGACTCGAGGACTTCCGGGTGGCTCGCGAGGATCTTCTCGACCTGGCGGACGTCCACGCGATGGCCACGGATCTTGACCTCGTAGTCCCGGCGCCCCAAGAACTCCAGCGAGCCATCCTCAAGGCATCGCGCCATATCGCCCGTACGGTAGAGACGGCTACCCGGCTCGCCGAACGGGTTGGGGATGAACCGCTCGGCCGTCAAATCCGGCTGCCTCCAGTAGCCCCGCGCCGTCCCCGGGCTCTCGACGTAGATCTCCCCCATGATGCCCACCGGCACCGTCCGCAGCTCGTCGTCGAGCACCAGCGCCCGGGTGTACTGGATGGGCCGGCCGATCGGCACGAACCCCGAGCTGTGGAACTGCTCGTTCGGGACGCAGTAGGAGATGTCGTTGACCTCGGTACAGCCGTAGTTGAACCACGCCGTGCACGACGGCAGGGTCTCGCGCAGCTTCTCCATCAGCTCAACGGGGCACGGCTCCCCCGCGAGGATGACATGCCGCAGGGACCGCAGGCGCTCCGCCGCCCCGTCGACGTGGGACAGGATGGCATCGAGGTGCGACGGGAGCGTGTACAGCCGGGTGACCCGCCATCGCTCCAGGTGGAGCACGAAGGCCGCCGCGTCCTTGACCACGGTGCCGTCGATGAATACCTGGGGCACGCCCGCCAGCAGCCCCGTGAAGAGCTCCTTCATCGAGACCGCGAAGGCCGTGGATGTCTTCTGCGCCACCACCTCGTCCTGCCCGAAGGGCACCATCGCCCACAGCGGGTACAGCCAGTTCAGGATCTGCCGATGGGGAACGAGCACCCCCTTCGGCAGACCGGTGGAACCGGAGGTGTACATGACGTAGATGAGCTGCTCCGGGTCGATGCGCACCTGGGGATCGCTCGCATCGGTGGACGCCGCCAGCGCGTCATCGAGGTACACCAGCCGCCCTGCCTCCAGTGACAGGCGTGAGCCCAGCGCCCGGCTCGACATCACCAGAAGCGGCTGCGCATCGGCGACGATGTTGTTGATGTACTCCTGCGGATAGCTCGGATCGAGCGGAACGAAGCAGCCCCCCGCCTTGAGTATGCCCAGGAGTGCGACCAGCAGGTCCGGCGAGCGCTCGAACCACAACCCCACCCGCGTCTCCCGCCCCACCCCTCGCCCCATCAGGTGGCGGGCGACCTGATTGGCCCTTCGGTCCAGCTCCCGGTAGGTCAGGCTTCCGTCCGCGCCCATGCAGGCGACCGCGTCCGGCGAGGCCTCTACCCGCTCGTTGAACAACTCGACCGGGCTCTTCGACACGTCGAGCTTGCCGGTCTTCGTCGCGCCCCCGGAGCCCGACACACCGCCCTGCAGCGCGTCCCCGGCCACCAGCGGAAAATCCGTCAGCCGGCAGTCCGGCTTGTCCACGAGAGTCTGCAGCACCTGCTGCAAGTGCGTGATGAGCCGCTGGATCGTGCGCTCGGAGAACAGATCCTTCGCGTACTCGACCACCACCTCCAGCGTGCTTCCCTCGCCGATGAACTGGATGTCGAGCTCGTTGGGCGTCGTCCGCTCACCAAACTCGATCTCCCCGATACCCAGGTCGAGCCCCTGCTCCTGCGAGGTCACTGTCGGGAAGTTCTGGTGGCGGACCATCACCGGCACCAGGGGAATCTGGCTGCTGTCGCGCTGCTTCTGCAGCGCCGCCAGGATGTGCTCGAACGGCAGGTCGCGATGCTTCATGCCTTCCAGCACCTGCGCTCGCGCCCGCTGCAGCACCGTCTCGGCCGTGGGATTCCCGCTGAGGTCGAGCCTGATGGCGAGGATGTTGACGAAGAAGCCAATCAGGTTCTCGAGCTCGAAGTGGTCACGGCCCGCCACCGTGGCACCCACGCACAGATCATCCCGACCCGTGTACCGGTTCAGCACGATTGCCGTGCTGGCCATCAACGTCATGAACACCGTCGCCTGATGGCTCTTGCTCACCTCCGACAGACGGGTGGCGAGTTCCGCCGGGTACTGGTGCCGGACACTCGCGGCACGCCAGGTCCTGTTGGACGGGCGGGCGAAGTCGTACGGAAGCGACAACCCTTCCTGGTAGCCCTCGAGCGTCTTCTTCCAGTAGTCGAGGTGACTGCTGAGGTCCTGCTGACGCTGCCACACGGAGTAGTCGGCATACTGGATTGGCAGGACCGGCAGGTTCGGCTGCGAGCCCGTCTCGGCCGCCTTGTAGAACTCGTAGAGGTCCCGCAGCAGGATGTCGATCGACCACCCATCACAGATGATGTGATGCATGTTCATCAAGAACACGTGGTGATCGGGCGTCACCCGCAGGACCGAGGTCTTCAGCAGGGGGCCCTTCGCAAGGTCGAACACGTGGCCCGCGTGGGCCGCCATGCGGGCCGGGACTTCCGACGCATCGACCTCATATAGCGGAACCTCGATCCACAGGGAGTCGGCGATCCGCTGGACGGGATCTCCTCCGCCCTCGGAGACGACGAACGTCGTCCGCAAGGTCTCGTGGCGAGCCACCAGCCCGTTGATGGCGGCGCGCAGCGCCGGCATCGACAGCCCCTTGCCACGCATGTGGCAGGCGAAGGCAACGTTGTAGCTGCTCCGCTGCTCGACCATGTGCTCGTGCACGAACCAGAGCCGCTCCTGGACGTGCGACAGCGGAAGCGCCTGGCCGCGGTCCGTCATGCTGATCAGCCTCTGCGCCGGACCGTTCCGCTCGGCAAGAGCCGCGTCGACGGCGCTCGCAAAGCCCTCCAGCACGGGGGTCTCGAACAGGGTGTTGATGGGCAGTTCGAGATCGAACTTCTGCCGGATCCGCGAGAACATCTGGGCGGCGAGAAGCGAATGGCCTCCCAGTTCGAAAAAGTTGTGCGTCGCGCCGACGGTCAGGGGGGCCCGGCCCTGGCTGAGGACGTCGCTCCAGATTTCGGCCAGTACCTTCTCGGTTTCCGTGCGAGGCGCCACGTACCCCTCGGTCTGCTCCTCCACCTTGGGGTCGGGCAGGCTCAACCGATCCACCTTGTCATTGGGAAGACGTGGCAGCGCCGCCAGCACCTGGAAGATCGTCGGCACCATGTAGGCCGGCAGGGACGCCGACAGGTAGTCCCGGATCTCCTGGATGGGAGCAGCCCCCTTCGCCCTCGGCACGACGTAGGCGACCAGTTGCGGATTCGCCCCGCCGAGCGGCCAGCCCACCACCGCCACCTCGAGGATGTCGGGATGCGCCCCGAGGACCTTCTCGACCTGCCGGACGTCCACGCGATACCCGCGGATCTTCACCTCGTAGTCCCGGCGCCCGAGGAACTCCAGGGAACCATCCGGCAGGTAGCGGGCGAGGTCGCCTGTCTTGTACAGGCGCGAACCGTCCTCCGCGTGAGGGTTGGCGATGAACCGCTCCGCCGTCAACTCGGGAAGGCCCCAGTAGCCCCGCGCCGTGCTCAGGCTCTCCACGTACATCTCACCCATCGCGCCGACGGGCACCATCCGGAGCTCTTCGTCGAGGACGAACACCCGCGTGTTGCGGATGGGCCGCCCGATCGGCACGAAGCCCGTGTTGCCAGCCTGGTCCCCTGGGTCGCAGTAGGTGACGTCGTTGATCTCGGTGCAGCCATAGATGTACCAGGGGGTGACCCACGGCATGGCCGCCCGGAGCTTCGCCAGCAGCTCTGTTGGGCAGGGCTCGATCGAGATGTACAGGTGGCGCAGCGAGCGGAGGCGCTCGTACGCGCCATTCACGCTCGAGAGAATCGCCGCCAGCTGGGAGGGAAAAGTATAGAGCCGCGTGACGCGCCACTGCTCCAGCTCACGAACGAAGCTGGCAACGTCGCGGACAGTCGCATCGTCGATGAAGACCTGCGGGACACCCGCGACCAATCCCGCGAAGAGTTCCTTCACTGAGATGGCGAATGACGTGGACGTCTTCTGGGCCACCACTTCGTTCTCGCCGAACGGCACCCGCGCCAGGAGTGCATGCAGCCAGTTGAGGATCTGGCGATGGGGCACCATGACGCCCTTCGGCACTCCGGACGAGCCCGACGTGTACATCACGTACGCGAGCTGCTCCGGCAACACCTTCACAGGCGGGTCGCGGGTCTCGCGCGCCAGGAGCTGTTCGTCATCGAGGTAGACGATCTGCTCCTCGCCCGAGCGGAGGCGCTCGCCGAGCGCCCGGCTCGACACCACCATCCGCGGCCGGGCGTCCGTCAGGACCTGCTGCATGTAATCGGCGGGGTACTGCGGATCCAACGGGACATAACACCCGCCCGCCTTGAGGACGCCCAGGATGGCGATGAGCTGCTCGGCGGAGCGCTCGAACAGGACGCCCACGGGAACATCCGGCCCGACGCCTCGCGCGATCAGGTGATGCGCGAGCTGGTTCGTCCGCCGGTTGAGTTCTCCGTAAGTCAAGCGCCCCTGGCGGCCGAGACACGCCGTGGCGTCAGGCGCCCTCTCGACCTGGAGGTTGAACAAGTCAACCACGCTCTTGGACAGATCCAGCGATATCCCCGTCTCGTTCGAGCGGGAGATGACGTTGGCGTCTTCGGAGTCGAGGAGCGCGAAGTCAGACAATTTGGTGGCCATTCGAAATCTCCCAGGAGGTCCTATTGTGCTGAATGTTGCTCAGAGCTGCGCTTTGCCCTTGATCGAAACGACGACCTTCTCCATCGCGGGAGGAATGGCCTTGAGCTCGACTTGATCGTAACCCGTGTTCTTGAACATCCGCTCCAGATCGGAGTAGGCGTAGGTCTCACCGCCGGGCGTCGTGCCGAGCATCATCATGCTGAACGTGGCGGCAAGCGGAGGCGACGTCCGGTCCTCGTTCGCGATGAACTCGAACGTCAGCACACGGCCGCCCTCCTTCAGGGCAGCGTGGGCCTTCTTGAGGATCTTCTCGCAGCCCGCCTCGTCGAAGTGATGCAAGAAGTTCGTCAGGAGGATGACGTCCAGCTCCTTGCCGAAGTCCACGGAGAAGGCATCTCCCGGGCGGAACTCGACCCTGTCGAGAACTCCCGCCTTCGTCGCGTTCTCGCGCGCCACCTGTAGCACGTTTTCCCAGTCGAGGAACGTCACATGCGCCTTCGGATTCCGCTGGGCGATGGCCAGGCCGAAGAGGCCGTGGCCGGCGGCGACATCGAGCACCTTGAGCGGCTGGTTCGCCTGGCGGTCCGCCAGTTCCGCGAGCAGGAGGGATGGCAGGGACATCATCGGCGCCATCGCGCGCGCGAACGTCACCCACTGCGGATGATCTGGCGCCACCACCCCTTTTTCCGGCAGCGTCAACTCGCCCGTCCGCACCACCGACGCGAGGTCCTTGAAGCCGTCCATGATGTACGGCGACAGAAGGAAATCAATGCTGCCGCCCAGATAGCCGGGCGACTTCTTGTCCAGAAACAGGGCCATCTCTCGCGTGAGGAAGAACAGCTCACCCGCGTTCTTGAGGAACCCGATCGACACGAGGAACCGGCAGAGAATGCGGATGCCACGCGGCGACGCGTTGCAGGCCTTCGCGATCTCGGCCAGGGTCTTGCCCTTCTCGCCAACGACGTCGAACACGCCGAGCTCGATGGCCGCCTTGACGGCGGCGGTCCGGTAGTACGCATTGACCGTCGTGTAGAAGAGATCGAAAGAAAACGCGGAGGCTTGGTTCTGAGCGGTCATTATTTGGGAATCCGTTTTCTCGCTACAACACACACTCAAGCAGTGCCGCTCGCACGAGCGCCACGACCTGCGACTTGTGGGAATTCAGGAAGAAATGGCCACCATCTATTGCGTACTGGCTCGCGCCGCCCGTCGTCAGCTCGGACCACCGCTGGACGAACTCGCCGTCGACCAGGTGGTCGCTCTCGCCTCGCAGGATGCTGACGTCGCACGTCAGGGTGGGTCCGGGGCGAAACACATACG
Protein-coding sequences here:
- a CDS encoding non-ribosomal peptide synthetase, translated to MSRISMLLEGELEGYEDGLELPYDFPRTSNRAWRAATFQHSYPPELARKVAELSREQQSTLFMSLVASLAVVLNRYTGREDVCIGTTVAGRAQVGALGDLSGSTVDILPLRLDLSGAPSLHEVLRRTKAVVLEGFEHEALPCQIPLVPVVVRHQNFPMARLEGWSEGVELKKFELAGERTTASEQDWQFFGDGSSLELSLEYAAELFSEKTVXRMVEHHQRVLEALVEGLEEVRLHEVRLLTEEEEGLHGRLNDTARELEERWSLAETFERQVXETPEAVACVGVEVATGGHSRPTYRQLTYRQLNARANQVARRLRALGVGAETRVAVLSDRSPELLVAMLAIFKAGGCYVPVDPQYPGXYIEQILEDAAPQVVLGKRGRADGVRVDVWLELDGAQRLTDEALAAQEEGELEGAERPESQQLACLMYTSGSTGRPKGVMVPYSQLHNWLEAGKERSPLERGEVMLQKTAIAFAVSVKELLSGLLAGVAQVMV
- a CDS encoding TauD/TfdA family dioxygenase, encoding MTGNLDSAAWPVIITPGQQPAALEDWVSANRDGLERQLTECKAILFRGFRSRNGFESIANSFFDRRLNYTYRSTPRTDLGQNLYTATEYPKQLSIPQHCENAYQRDWPMKLLFHCVEPASKGGRTPLADMTKVTAMIPAEIKEEFARKKVGYVRNYRAGVDLPWEEVFGTSNKAEVEKFCVENGIEYHWTEGGLKTIQVCQAFASHPLTGETIWFNQAHLFHLSALDPASQKMMLSFFGEGGLPRNSYFGDGSAIGSDVLDQIRSAYERNKVSFEWQKDDVLLIDNMLVSHGRDPFEGSRRVLVCMAEPYSEVQRRGFAGATNSGRS
- the pabC gene encoding aminodeoxychorismate lyase, which encodes MRFVTVNGEDSAVCSVLDRGLQFGDGLFETMLCVGGAPVDFPEHWARLDEGCRRLGIECPDIRREVTAAIARWGAPRAVAKLVVTRGSTERGYRCAPSVRPNWILTITDAPKYPLAHEDRGVAVKLCRTLVSLDDPQLAGLKHLNRLPQVLARREWDDEYHDGLLTDHGGHLVEGCTSNLFLVADGALRTPDLTACGVRGIVRQKVLDHSKAIGIRCEVTTLKLRDLEHADEVFLTNSVYGIVPVGSVDGMRYRIGPTTARLLKDLCQGVYF
- a CDS encoding amino acid adenylation domain-containing protein, which encodes MHQLFESQADRTPDAVAARAGNESLTYRELNFRANQLARYLVAKGVVPRGSVAVLMNRTPACLVSLLAIIKAGAAYVPVDAGLPAKRVDYILTDSGATCVLTDRETRSLLDEPRSASTLVIDVDDPSIYSGETSNLGLAVDPEQQVYCIYTSGSTGLPKGVMVQHRALMNYVWWAKKQYVTDAVESFALYSSLSFDLTVTSIFVPLISGRCIDVYPDLGEDVPVINRVLEDNRVDVVKLTPAHLALLRNTDLSQSRLKVLILGGEDLRAETAGDVHKRLDGRAVIYNEYGPTETVVGCMIHRYDPAVDLHGSVPIGVGIDNMRIYLLDDRRRPVKPGEVGEIYIGGDGVTLGYKDKPQVTADHFISNPFVEGERLYASGDLGRVNERGALVFLGRKDLQIKLRGYRIELGEIESALLSYPGIKECIVDSTKTAQSQAAAQLTYCTKCGLASSFPNTTYSAEGVCNHCEAFDKYRSVVDDYFSTMDELQSIVTEMKSIHNSKYDCIVALSGGKDSTYALCRMIETGARVLAFTLDNGYISEEAKQNINRVVARLGVDHRYLSTGHMKEIFVDSLKRHSNVCNGCFKTIYTFAINLAQEVGVKHVVMGLSKGQLFETRLSALFRTSTFDNAAFEKSLVDARKIYHRIDDAVSRLLDTTCVKNDKVIENIRFVDFYRYCHASRQEMYDYIQERVGWARPIDTGRSTNCLLNDVGIYVHNKERRYHNYSLPYSWDVRMGHISREEAMRELDDSADIDVERVEGIIKDLGYELNDQVVGSAEAQLVAYYVSAEEFPASDLRQFLSEILPEYMVPRSFVQLDSIPLTPNGKVNRQALPKPDLLRKAGTDGQAAPRTPVEKQLAELWKEVLQVDSVGIHDNFFEMGGHSLPALMLLYKIDSQFHKTISIQEFSKVPTISALAAHLGSDTEAVPPGLGEVVDQSAPAYRG